A single genomic interval of Alcaligenes sp. SDU_A2 harbors:
- a CDS encoding Crp/Fnr family transcriptional regulator, which produces MHVLDALPERAAWFGLLTPDLQERVRRDTLVTVYEAGAIIERKGERASAWLGVMSGLIKVSVGNPDGKIASLTGVPAGGWIGEGSLLKDEERKYDVVALRASQVARLPARTFNDLLDQSIAFNRYLLHQLNERVAQFIGKAEYDRLSTPDARVARCLAELFNPLLYPGKGPRLDITQEEIGYLARVSRQRANQALRQLENEGLLLIEYGAVQVLDLDALKHYGDIQIA; this is translated from the coding sequence ATGCATGTTCTAGACGCCCTGCCCGAACGCGCGGCATGGTTCGGCCTGCTGACTCCCGATCTGCAGGAACGTGTGCGGCGCGACACCTTGGTCACCGTGTACGAAGCCGGTGCCATCATCGAGCGCAAAGGCGAACGCGCTTCGGCCTGGCTAGGTGTGATGTCCGGCCTGATCAAGGTTTCGGTCGGCAATCCCGACGGCAAGATTGCCTCGCTGACGGGCGTGCCCGCCGGCGGCTGGATAGGCGAAGGGTCGCTGCTCAAGGACGAGGAGCGCAAATACGATGTCGTGGCGCTGCGCGCCAGCCAGGTCGCCCGGCTGCCCGCCCGTACGTTCAACGACTTGCTGGACCAGAGCATTGCGTTCAATCGCTATCTCCTGCATCAGCTCAACGAACGTGTTGCGCAGTTCATCGGCAAAGCCGAGTACGACCGCCTGTCCACCCCGGACGCCCGCGTGGCGCGCTGTCTGGCCGAACTGTTCAACCCACTGCTGTACCCGGGCAAAGGCCCCCGGCTGGACATTACCCAGGAAGAAATCGGCTACCTGGCCCGCGTATCTCGACAACGCGCCAATCAGGCCCTGCGCCAGCTAGAAAACGAAGGCCTGCTGCTGATCGAGTACGGCGCTGTCCAGGTACTGGATCTGGATGCCCTGAAACACTATGGAGACATCCAGATCGCCTGA
- a CDS encoding Bug family tripartite tricarboxylate transporter substrate binding protein, with translation MRWKTFGIGLLLAGAGLTSTAMAADWPQSSIQWVVPYPAGGGSDVIARLVAKQLETTLGQSLVVENKPGAATIIGATYVANAKPDGYTVGTADSGTLAYNVSLYRSLQYDPSAFTYVGGLARFPLMLAVPQGSPYKTLADLLAAARAEPEKLTASSAGSGSPHHLALEMFEQLTDTKITHVPYKGAAPAIQDLLGGQVDMSFVDSAAALSNIKAGKLRVLGVATPARIDLLPDVPTMAEAGVKNFQAYAWQGMVGPKGMDAQASQRMSQVLMQALQDPAIAQRIRDMGVEPMPMTSEQFRSFAERERSEWAGVIQRAGIRLD, from the coding sequence ATGCGTTGGAAAACCTTTGGAATCGGTCTGCTGCTGGCCGGTGCCGGCCTGACGAGCACGGCGATGGCGGCGGATTGGCCGCAGTCCTCGATCCAGTGGGTGGTGCCCTATCCGGCCGGCGGCGGTTCGGATGTGATCGCCCGTCTGGTGGCCAAGCAGCTTGAGACTACGCTGGGCCAGAGTCTGGTCGTGGAAAACAAGCCGGGCGCGGCCACCATCATCGGCGCTACTTACGTGGCCAATGCCAAGCCCGATGGCTATACGGTGGGTACGGCCGACTCGGGCACGCTGGCTTATAACGTGTCCTTGTACCGTTCGTTGCAATATGATCCAAGCGCCTTTACCTATGTGGGTGGTCTGGCGCGTTTTCCTTTGATGCTGGCCGTGCCCCAGGGTTCGCCGTATAAAACGCTGGCTGATCTGTTGGCCGCCGCCCGGGCCGAACCTGAAAAGTTGACCGCCTCGTCGGCCGGCAGCGGCTCGCCGCATCATTTGGCGTTGGAAATGTTCGAGCAACTGACGGACACCAAGATCACCCATGTGCCTTACAAGGGCGCTGCGCCAGCCATCCAGGATTTGCTGGGTGGGCAGGTGGATATGTCGTTTGTGGATTCGGCTGCCGCCTTGTCTAACATCAAGGCCGGCAAGCTGCGTGTGCTGGGCGTGGCCACCCCTGCGCGTATCGATTTGCTGCCTGATGTGCCCACCATGGCCGAGGCCGGTGTGAAGAACTTTCAGGCGTATGCCTGGCAGGGCATGGTCGGACCTAAGGGCATGGATGCCCAGGCCAGCCAGCGGATGAGCCAGGTCTTGATGCAGGCCTTGCAGGACCCGGCCATCGCCCAGCGCATCCGCGACATGGGCGTCGAACCCATGCCGATGACCTCCGAGCAGTTTCGCAGCTTTGCCGAGCGCGAACGCAGCGAATGGGCGGGCGTGATCCAGCGGGCCGGTATACGCCTGGATTAA
- a CDS encoding YggS family pyridoxal phosphate-dependent enzyme — translation MSSPHSSLGVRLAQLRERIERACVQAGREPGSVALLPVSKTFPASVLAQALDLGLTRLGENKLQEVRDKQEQLADRNVQWVMIGHLQTNKAKDAARLASEVQSLDRLALAHALDRRLQVEQRSLDVLVQVKTSPEDSKFGLPPDQLPAFMQALRSMDTLRVRGLMTMAVNSPDTDAVRACFAQLRLWRDRLQALGYEQVQGLSMGMSGDFELAIQEGSTEVRVGSALFGARDYA, via the coding sequence ATGTCCTCTCCCCACTCTTCCCTTGGCGTTCGCCTGGCGCAGTTGCGCGAACGTATCGAGCGAGCCTGTGTGCAGGCTGGCCGCGAACCTGGTTCGGTCGCGTTGTTGCCGGTCAGCAAGACCTTTCCTGCGTCTGTGCTGGCGCAGGCCCTGGATCTGGGCCTGACCCGTTTGGGCGAGAACAAGTTGCAAGAGGTCCGCGACAAGCAGGAACAATTGGCTGACCGCAACGTGCAGTGGGTCATGATAGGCCATTTGCAGACCAACAAGGCCAAGGATGCGGCGCGGCTGGCCTCCGAGGTCCAGTCCCTGGACCGTTTGGCGCTGGCCCATGCGCTGGATAGGCGACTGCAGGTCGAGCAACGCAGCCTGGATGTGCTGGTGCAGGTCAAGACCTCGCCCGAAGACAGCAAGTTCGGTTTGCCTCCCGATCAATTGCCGGCGTTTATGCAGGCCTTGCGTTCTATGGATACCTTGCGGGTGCGTGGGCTGATGACGATGGCGGTCAACAGTCCGGACACCGATGCCGTACGTGCTTGCTTTGCGCAGTTGCGCCTGTGGCGCGATCGTTTGCAGGCCTTGGGTTACGAGCAGGTGCAGGGCCTGTCCATGGGCATGAGCGGTGATTTCGAGCTGGCTATTCAGGAAGGCTCTACCGAAGTGCGGGTCGGCTCGGCGCTGTTCGGAGCGCGCGATTACGCCTGA
- a CDS encoding Glu/Leu/Phe/Val family dehydrogenase encodes MTDRPTHALPSYLNPDNVGPWGIYLEQVERVTPYLGKLSRWVETLKRPKRTLIVDVPIELDNGTVAHFEGYRVQHNTSRGPGKGGVRYHQDVTLSEVMALAAWMSVKSAAVNLPFGGAKGGIRIDPRNFSQAELERVTRRYTSEIGVIIGPNKDIPAPDVNTNAQTMAWMMDTYSMNVGGTSTGVVTGKPVSLGGSLGRVEATGRGVFTVGCEAARDAGIDVNGARVIVQGFGNVGGTAARLFQEAGAKVLAVQDHTGTVYNANGLDVLALLNHVEQNKGVAGAPNTETIADADFWHIETDLLIPAALEGQLNKDNADRIRARIVIEGANGPTTPEADDILNAKGIVVVPDVVANAGGVTVSYFEWVQDFSSFFWTEDEINARLGHMMRAAYATMAAVAKEHGVTLRTAAFIVGCARILESRQVRGLYP; translated from the coding sequence ATGACAGATCGTCCCACTCATGCCCTGCCGTCCTACCTGAATCCCGACAATGTCGGCCCCTGGGGTATCTATCTCGAACAAGTGGAGCGGGTCACACCCTACCTGGGCAAGCTTTCCCGATGGGTGGAAACACTCAAGCGCCCCAAGCGCACCCTGATCGTGGATGTGCCCATCGAACTGGATAACGGCACCGTGGCCCACTTTGAAGGCTACCGCGTCCAGCACAACACCTCGCGCGGCCCCGGCAAAGGCGGCGTGCGCTACCACCAGGACGTCACCCTGTCCGAGGTCATGGCGCTGGCCGCCTGGATGTCGGTCAAATCGGCTGCCGTCAACCTGCCCTTTGGCGGCGCCAAGGGCGGCATACGCATCGATCCGCGCAACTTCTCCCAGGCCGAGCTGGAACGCGTGACACGCCGCTATACCAGCGAAATCGGCGTCATCATCGGCCCCAACAAAGACATTCCCGCGCCTGACGTAAACACGAACGCGCAGACCATGGCCTGGATGATGGATACCTATTCCATGAACGTGGGCGGTACCTCCACCGGCGTGGTCACCGGCAAGCCGGTGTCGCTGGGCGGTAGCCTGGGCCGCGTGGAAGCCACCGGCCGGGGCGTGTTTACCGTCGGCTGCGAAGCCGCGCGCGATGCCGGCATCGATGTCAACGGCGCACGCGTCATCGTGCAGGGCTTTGGGAATGTGGGCGGCACTGCCGCCCGCCTGTTCCAGGAAGCCGGTGCCAAAGTGCTGGCCGTGCAGGATCACACCGGCACGGTCTACAACGCCAACGGCCTGGATGTACTGGCCCTGCTGAACCACGTGGAGCAAAACAAAGGCGTGGCCGGCGCGCCCAACACTGAAACCATCGCGGATGCCGACTTCTGGCATATCGAAACCGATCTGCTGATTCCCGCCGCCCTGGAAGGCCAACTGAATAAAGACAATGCTGACCGCATCCGGGCACGTATCGTCATCGAAGGGGCCAACGGCCCGACCACCCCCGAAGCCGACGACATTCTGAATGCCAAGGGCATCGTCGTGGTGCCGGACGTGGTCGCCAACGCTGGCGGCGTCACGGTGTCCTACTTCGAATGGGTGCAGGACTTCTCCAGCTTCTTCTGGACCGAAGACGAGATCAACGCGCGTCTTGGCCACATGATGCGGGCGGCCTACGCCACGATGGCCGCCGTGGCCAAAGAGCATGGCGTCACCTTGCGTACGGCGGCATTCATTGTGGGCTGCGCGCGCATTCTGGAGTCGCGTCAGGTGCGTGGACTCTATCCTTGA
- a CDS encoding transporter substrate-binding domain-containing protein, which translates to MKFISKTLICASLALLGTQAATADTLKIGTEGGYPPWSMVDAAGKVTGFDADVGAALCKQLGSDCKFVVQAFDSLIPSLDAKRFDLIISGMSYTPKRAERINFSIPYAVEDAIFVLPKKSELVAADKEQTIFDGLAGKTIGVQGGTTHGAYLSKMAPKTTVKNYDTLDQMQIDLDAGRLDGTFADLTSQSKFLHKVGEDNFALSKLVIKGSSDPETLGYGIAVGIHKDNAELKAKVDAALCKLIEDGTIKSSSEKWFDIDISNYEICKK; encoded by the coding sequence ATGAAGTTCATCAGTAAGACCCTGATCTGCGCCAGCCTGGCCCTGCTGGGCACCCAGGCGGCCACGGCCGACACCCTGAAGATCGGCACCGAAGGCGGTTACCCGCCATGGAGCATGGTGGATGCCGCCGGCAAGGTCACGGGCTTTGACGCCGACGTGGGCGCCGCCCTGTGCAAACAGTTAGGCTCGGACTGCAAGTTCGTGGTGCAGGCCTTCGACAGCCTGATCCCTTCGCTCGATGCCAAGCGCTTTGACCTGATCATCTCGGGCATGTCCTACACGCCCAAGCGCGCCGAACGCATCAACTTCAGCATCCCCTACGCCGTGGAAGACGCCATTTTCGTCTTGCCCAAGAAAAGCGAGCTGGTCGCCGCCGACAAGGAACAGACCATTTTCGACGGTCTGGCCGGCAAGACCATCGGCGTGCAAGGCGGTACCACGCATGGTGCCTACCTGAGCAAAATGGCCCCCAAAACGACGGTCAAGAACTACGACACGCTAGACCAGATGCAGATCGACCTGGACGCCGGCCGCCTGGACGGCACCTTCGCCGACCTGACCTCGCAGTCCAAGTTCCTGCACAAAGTGGGTGAAGACAACTTCGCGCTGTCCAAACTGGTCATCAAGGGCTCTTCCGATCCCGAAACGCTGGGCTACGGCATTGCCGTAGGCATTCACAAAGACAATGCCGAACTCAAAGCCAAAGTGGATGCTGCCCTGTGCAAGCTGATCGAAGACGGCACCATCAAGTCCTCCAGCGAGAAGTGGTTCGACATCGACATTTCCAACTACGAGATCTGCAAGAAATAA
- a CDS encoding ABC transporter ATP-binding protein → MSHADTNAAVQVRDIHKRFGSNEVLKGISLSACKGDVLSIIGASGSGKSTLLRCINHLVVPDQGEVQIGADILRSHRNRKGLCVSDDPRLLERVRARLGMVFQNFNLWSHRTVLQNVTEGPIHVKRRPAHEAADHARELLAKVGLSNKCDAYPSELSGGQQQRVAIARALAMDPDVLLFDEPTSALDPEMVGEVLRVIRQLAEEGRTMILVTHEMNFARDVSSETVFMHNGLIEESGHPRNLFDAPCSERLRQFLQPMQ, encoded by the coding sequence GTGAGCCACGCTGACACAAATGCAGCCGTCCAGGTCCGCGACATTCACAAACGCTTCGGCAGCAACGAAGTCCTGAAGGGCATTTCGCTCAGCGCCTGCAAAGGCGATGTGCTGTCTATCATCGGTGCATCCGGCTCAGGCAAAAGCACCCTGCTGCGCTGCATTAATCATCTGGTCGTGCCCGATCAGGGCGAAGTTCAGATCGGCGCAGATATCCTGCGCAGCCATCGCAACCGCAAGGGACTGTGCGTCAGCGACGACCCCCGGCTGCTGGAACGGGTACGCGCCCGCTTAGGGATGGTGTTCCAGAATTTCAACTTGTGGTCACACCGCACGGTACTGCAGAACGTCACCGAAGGTCCTATCCACGTCAAGCGTCGCCCCGCCCACGAAGCTGCCGACCACGCCCGCGAACTGCTGGCCAAGGTGGGGCTGAGCAACAAGTGCGACGCCTACCCGTCCGAGCTGTCCGGCGGCCAGCAACAACGCGTTGCGATCGCGCGCGCCCTGGCGATGGACCCGGATGTGCTCCTGTTTGACGAACCCACCTCCGCCCTGGACCCCGAAATGGTCGGCGAAGTGCTGCGCGTCATACGTCAGCTGGCCGAAGAAGGCCGCACCATGATTCTGGTCACGCACGAAATGAATTTCGCCCGCGATGTCTCCAGCGAGACCGTTTTCATGCACAACGGCCTGATCGAAGAGTCCGGGCACCCCCGGAACCTGTTCGATGCGCCCTGTTCGGAGCGCCTGCGTCAATTCCTGCAGCCCATGCAGTAA